Proteins from one candidate division KSB1 bacterium genomic window:
- a CDS encoding TonB-dependent receptor, producing MKNKLKTAILIVALLMAPMVSAQNTGQLSGKVTDVASGEALIGANVIIEGTQLGATVDLDGNYWVRGIPAGTYNVRFSLIGYAVKIVNNIVIEAGKTARLDVILREEIIQGEEIVVEATAIMSSEKALLQQQRKAATIGDAVAAEQIKRAPDATTGDALRRVTGVSIVDNKFVYVRGTSERYSNTLLNGAQLSSTEPDKKAYAFDTLPSNLVENTIISKSFTPDLPGNFSGGLVQINTIEFPEKLTIRLSAAGSYNTASTGGNFRTYEGSKWDFLGIDDGTRKLPSAVNGSKIISSNYSPSELQAIGRSFPNIWRVANQTAAPNSSYMLSLGSNTSLFGRRLGYIGALSYRNSFDRIEIVRNDYNFDGTPQFEYEGDEYRFSVLWGGLLNLSYKLGDFHKISFKNLYNRAAEDEVIELRGNYYDAGNEQKNTGLRFVSRSSYSGQLMSEHAFPKLAGLQWNWRAAYSAAERDEPDYRRVIYSRGIDSPDPFRASLSFVPNPASGGRFFATMNDHNWDFASDFTLQLSRAKLKFGGLFNTGMRDFSARIFAYKTTSQTDYRLLYSDLDMLFAPQHIGARGFEIDEITNGADKYDASQQLAAGYFMIDLPFQVWNKNLRLIAGTRVENNAQKLSSFDQQDRPVNVNLKKTDLLPSFNLTYSLTATTNIRAAFSRTVSRPEFRELAPFAFFDFSTVSVIYGNPSLRRALIRNYDVRFEMFPDIGEILSASIFYKDFTDAIEEVIVPTTELTRSYGNADKARNYGFELEMRKSLRFLGNTFSNFSLTANYALIQSKVDLQGSSQAIAKEGRRLQGQSPYMINLGLLYTSLQSRTSVSLLYNRFGKRIAQVGSLYDDDIIEMPRDLLDFTLLQNLGDHYELKISARDILRQEQEFIQAQRKVKGNQRGSTYSLGFSVKY from the coding sequence ATGAAAAACAAACTGAAAACGGCGATCTTAATCGTGGCGCTCTTGATGGCGCCCATGGTTTCCGCGCAAAACACCGGCCAGCTTTCCGGCAAGGTAACGGACGTCGCAAGCGGTGAAGCGCTGATCGGTGCCAACGTCATTATCGAGGGCACACAACTCGGCGCCACAGTTGACCTCGATGGCAACTATTGGGTTCGCGGCATTCCCGCCGGAACCTACAATGTCCGCTTTTCGCTCATAGGTTACGCTGTAAAAATCGTGAATAACATCGTCATCGAAGCCGGTAAAACCGCCAGGCTCGATGTGATTTTGCGAGAAGAAATCATTCAAGGCGAGGAAATCGTCGTTGAAGCCACGGCGATCATGAGTTCGGAAAAAGCGCTTTTGCAGCAGCAGCGCAAAGCTGCCACCATCGGCGATGCGGTTGCCGCTGAGCAAATCAAGCGTGCGCCGGACGCCACCACTGGCGACGCCCTGCGCCGAGTGACTGGTGTCTCGATTGTTGACAACAAATTCGTTTACGTGCGCGGCACCAGCGAACGCTACAGCAATACGCTGTTGAACGGCGCGCAGCTCTCCAGCACCGAACCGGACAAAAAAGCTTATGCCTTCGATACACTGCCGTCGAATCTGGTGGAGAACACGATCATCTCCAAATCGTTTACGCCCGATCTGCCCGGAAATTTTTCCGGTGGGTTGGTGCAAATCAACACCATCGAGTTTCCGGAGAAGCTGACGATTCGCCTGAGCGCGGCGGGTTCTTACAACACGGCCTCGACGGGCGGGAATTTCCGAACCTATGAAGGCAGTAAGTGGGATTTTTTGGGCATTGATGACGGTACGCGCAAGCTGCCCAGCGCGGTCAACGGCAGCAAAATCATTTCTTCCAACTACTCTCCAAGCGAGCTGCAAGCCATCGGACGCTCATTTCCAAACATCTGGCGCGTTGCCAACCAGACGGCTGCGCCGAACAGCAGTTACATGCTTTCGCTCGGCAGCAACACCTCGTTATTCGGCCGGAGGTTGGGTTACATCGGCGCGTTGTCCTATCGCAACAGCTTCGACCGCATTGAAATCGTTCGCAATGATTACAACTTTGACGGCACGCCGCAATTTGAATATGAAGGCGATGAATACCGGTTTTCGGTGTTGTGGGGAGGTTTGCTGAATCTGAGTTATAAGCTCGGCGATTTTCATAAAATCAGCTTCAAGAATCTTTACAATCGCGCTGCCGAAGATGAAGTGATCGAGCTGCGCGGCAATTATTATGATGCAGGCAACGAGCAGAAAAATACCGGCTTGAGGTTTGTTTCCCGCTCTTCTTACTCCGGCCAGCTCATGAGCGAGCATGCCTTTCCAAAGTTGGCGGGGTTGCAGTGGAATTGGCGTGCAGCGTATTCGGCTGCGGAGCGCGATGAACCCGACTACCGCCGCGTCATCTATTCACGCGGCATCGATTCGCCGGATCCATTTAGAGCCAGTCTTTCTTTCGTGCCGAACCCGGCCAGCGGCGGCCGTTTTTTCGCCACGATGAACGATCACAATTGGGATTTCGCCTCCGACTTCACCCTCCAGCTTTCGCGCGCGAAATTGAAATTCGGCGGCCTGTTCAACACCGGCATGCGCGATTTTTCCGCGCGCATTTTCGCTTACAAAACCACCAGCCAGACCGATTATCGTCTTTTGTATTCAGATCTCGACATGTTGTTTGCCCCGCAACACATCGGCGCGCGCGGCTTTGAGATCGATGAAATTACCAACGGAGCGGACAAATATGACGCAAGTCAACAACTTGCTGCCGGCTATTTTATGATCGATCTGCCCTTCCAGGTTTGGAACAAAAATCTGCGCCTGATTGCCGGCACCCGCGTTGAAAATAATGCGCAGAAGCTGAGCTCTTTCGACCAGCAGGACCGGCCGGTGAACGTCAATCTGAAGAAAACGGATCTGCTGCCCTCATTCAATTTGACTTACAGTCTCACCGCCACGACCAATATTCGCGCCGCATTCAGCCGAACCGTCTCCCGGCCTGAGTTCAGAGAGCTGGCACCTTTTGCCTTCTTTGATTTCTCGACCGTGAGCGTGATTTACGGCAATCCTAGCTTGCGGCGGGCGTTGATCCGTAATTATGATGTCCGTTTTGAGATGTTTCCGGATATCGGCGAGATTTTGTCGGCGAGCATTTTCTACAAAGATTTCACCGACGCGATTGAGGAAGTGATTGTGCCGACCACGGAACTGACCCGCAGCTACGGCAACGCCGACAAGGCGCGGAACTACGGTTTCGAGTTGGAGATGCGAAAATCGCTGCGCTTCCTGGGCAACACGTTCTCCAACTTTTCGCTGACGGCAAATTATGCCTTGATCCAATCCAAAGTCGATCTGCAAGGCTCGAGTCAGGCAATCGCCAAAGAGGGCCGCCGTCTGCAAGGTCAATCGCCTTATATGATCAATCTCGGCTTGTTGTACACCAGCTTGCAAAGCAGAACCTCAGTGAGCCTGCTCTACAACCGTTTTGGCAAGCGCATCGCGCAAGTCGGCTCGCTGTACGACGATGACATCATCGAGATGCCGCGCGATTTGCTGGACTTCACCTTGTTGCAAAATTTGGGCGATCATTACGAGCTTAAGATCAGTGCCAGAGATATTCTGCGCCAGGAGCAAGAGTTCATTCAAGCACAAAGGAAAGTTAAAGGCAATCAGAGGGGATCAACTTATTCACTCGGATTCTCGGTCAAGTATTAG
- a CDS encoding methylglyoxal synthase — MSVKKIKMNVRKNIALIAHDNRKRDLLEWTAFNKELLRNHNLFATGTTGQIISKETGLNISRFQSGPLGGDQQVGAKITEGKLDFLIFFWDPLLPQPHDPDVKALLRIAVVWNIPVACNRASADFMISSHLMNEEYERLLIDYESRQREFLREYES, encoded by the coding sequence ATGTCTGTTAAAAAAATCAAAATGAACGTGCGAAAAAATATCGCCCTTATTGCGCACGATAACCGCAAGAGGGATCTACTGGAGTGGACCGCCTTCAACAAAGAGCTGTTGCGAAACCATAATCTTTTTGCCACGGGAACGACGGGCCAGATTATCAGCAAAGAAACCGGCCTGAATATTTCCCGTTTTCAGAGCGGCCCCTTGGGAGGTGATCAGCAAGTGGGCGCCAAAATCACCGAAGGCAAATTGGATTTCCTGATTTTCTTTTGGGATCCGTTATTGCCGCAGCCCCACGATCCCGACGTGAAAGCCCTGCTTCGCATCGCCGTCGTGTGGAACATTCCGGTGGCCTGCAATCGCGCCTCGGCGGATTTTATGATTTCCTCCCATTTGATGAATGAAGAATATGAGCGTCTGCTGATTGATTATGAGAGCCGCCAGAGGGAATTTTTGCGGGAATATGAGAGTTGA
- a CDS encoding IS66 family transposase, producing the protein MRTLHSGQRRLAVGNRVGRRQTRKHASGRNPNHHPCIASASNFAVTRSSWPSPPCCDWVKASCALLNPLYEVRRSELLRASYLMADETPIRVLDSEQPGKRHGVEPFAHLKDVLSRIADYPHRRVAEFFSQSWKSATSI; encoded by the coding sequence GTGCGAACGCTTCATTCCGGCCAGCGACGCCTCGCAGTTGGAAATCGCGTTGGCAGACGCCAGACGCGAAAGCACGCCAGTGGTCGAAACCCAAACCATCACCCATGTATCGCCAGCGCCAGCAATTTCGCCGTCACGAGGTCGAGCTGGCCGAGTCCACCATGTTGTGATTGGGTCAAGGCCAGTTGCGCCTTGCTGAACCCGTTGTATGAAGTGCGGCGCAGTGAACTCTTGCGCGCGTCTTATCTGATGGCCGATGAAACGCCGATTCGGGTGTTGGACTCAGAGCAGCCGGGCAAGCGCCACGGCGTGGAACCGTTTGCCCATCTCAAAGACGTGCTCAGCCGCATCGCCGACTATCCGCACCGGCGCGTCGCCGAGTTTTTTTCACAGAGCTGGAAATCTGCCACTTCAATCTAG
- a CDS encoding ROK family protein — protein MKKKYIIRQAVADTNYYMNDSDDSILGLDIGGTKTAVVLGSQSGEVRWRKQFSTRPERGFAIVFGELVNTVEEALEATKGNVMAISIAIGGPLDVLRGIIKSPPNLPGWVNVPLKELLTERFALPVYVEHDGNAGALAEFYFGAGKGCQNIIFITMGTGFGAGLILNGQLYRGTSDAAGEIGHIRIAEDGPWCYGKAGSLEGFGSGPGIAKLAQIMYPEIWNASATVIEVHNAYQHGSKEARVVLERAGFYLGRGLAIIADTLNPERIILGGIGMRLGEALLTPARRVFESEALPQTAEVCEIVPAQLGEAIGDVAALCAAYDQGKLLKV, from the coding sequence ATGAAGAAAAAATACATTATCAGACAAGCCGTTGCCGACACTAATTATTATATGAACGACTCGGACGATTCAATTCTCGGCCTCGACATCGGCGGCACAAAAACCGCCGTTGTTTTGGGTTCGCAATCTGGCGAAGTCAGATGGCGAAAACAATTTTCGACCCGCCCCGAACGGGGCTTTGCGATTGTCTTTGGCGAGCTTGTCAACACCGTCGAAGAAGCGCTCGAGGCGACGAAAGGGAATGTGATGGCCATCAGCATTGCCATCGGCGGGCCGTTGGATGTGCTCAGGGGCATAATCAAATCGCCGCCCAATTTGCCGGGTTGGGTAAATGTGCCGTTGAAGGAACTGCTGACGGAGCGCTTTGCCTTGCCGGTTTATGTGGAGCATGATGGCAATGCCGGGGCGTTGGCGGAATTTTATTTTGGCGCAGGAAAAGGTTGTCAAAATATCATTTTCATCACGATGGGCACGGGCTTCGGCGCGGGGCTGATTCTCAACGGCCAACTCTATCGTGGCACCAGTGATGCTGCCGGGGAAATCGGTCACATTCGCATTGCCGAAGACGGCCCATGGTGTTACGGCAAAGCCGGCTCGCTGGAGGGATTCGGCAGCGGCCCGGGAATCGCCAAGCTGGCGCAGATAATGTATCCAGAAATTTGGAACGCCTCCGCCACGGTGATTGAAGTTCACAACGCTTATCAGCATGGCTCAAAAGAAGCGCGAGTGGTTTTGGAGCGCGCCGGGTTTTATCTCGGGCGCGGTTTGGCGATCATCGCCGATACGCTGAATCCCGAACGCATCATCCTGGGGGGAATCGGCATGCGTCTTGGAGAGGCGTTGCTGACTCCGGCTCGGCGCGTCTTCGAAAGCGAAGCGTTGCCACAAACGGCGGAAGTTTGTGAAATCGTCCCGGCGCAGCTTGGCGAAGCCATTGGCGATGTTGCCGCGTTATGCGCTGCTTATGATCAAGGCAAATTGCTCAAGGTGTAA
- a CDS encoding Type 1 glutamine amidotransferase-like domain-containing protein has translation MRCVKLTALFLGLLATLAFGQGAVLLVGGGSENYHSWSDEPYRWLVQHAANKRILILHYADASSFLPNYLLWLGATTATNLVISSRTLADDSATYRAILQADGLFLRGGDQWRYVELWKGTLTEQALRQVHQRGGAIGGTSAGAAVLSAVAFDARLTSVNPRSALRNPLNAGITFTEDFIGFVPGILADTHFYERGRIGRLLAMMAVYRQQTGKWITGVGIDDATALGVSADGSAEVFGSGVVTVLRPAPQTHFTVQPGQPLRLSDVQIIQMTKGFRIYLPTGQMLYTPSTATTFSPPAVAALAGAISLDGSNNSADWFAPSGSLARFLTTLASSSDTVGIFCSPDAATLAHNVSAQLTQRQQPQQLLWISETTKNDAALANQVRSCKGFVFVGNSLDSAATFFDAATLVGSTVGARVNAGAKMLFLGNDTKLAGMAGVGQTESSTTAAYRGRLTLHQGLNFLAGFVVMPRVYENADYDENRTAGLFWGLAKAPAAYGILLDAGTHLHFAHHSLQVFGTTPALIVDARGVQAVDFSTYRVSGSVGPRQSAALLNGMIHVVPNGGQFNFMTGTKVTEPTFTAGTPREFHLYQNYPNPFNPSTVIRFQLPANSPVTLKVFAVNGREVARLIDGEMKAGHHHVTFAPRDVAGGIYFYQLTAGKFSETRKAVLLK, from the coding sequence ATGCGGTGCGTAAAACTCACGGCCCTGTTTCTCGGACTACTCGCCACTCTCGCCTTCGGCCAAGGCGCGGTCTTGCTCGTCGGCGGCGGCTCCGAGAATTACCACAGTTGGTCGGACGAGCCGTATCGTTGGCTGGTGCAGCATGCGGCCAACAAACGGATTCTGATTTTGCATTATGCCGACGCCTCCAGTTTCCTGCCGAATTATTTGCTCTGGCTCGGCGCCACCACCGCGACGAATTTGGTGATCAGCAGCCGCACATTGGCGGATGATTCTGCGACCTATCGCGCCATCTTGCAGGCCGATGGCCTCTTCCTCCGCGGCGGCGATCAATGGCGCTATGTCGAATTGTGGAAAGGCACGCTGACCGAACAAGCGCTTCGTCAAGTGCATCAACGCGGCGGTGCCATTGGCGGCACCAGCGCCGGTGCCGCGGTCCTGAGCGCGGTCGCTTTCGATGCACGCCTCACCTCCGTCAATCCCCGCTCCGCCTTGCGCAATCCCCTCAACGCCGGCATTACCTTTACCGAAGATTTCATCGGCTTCGTGCCGGGAATTTTGGCGGACACGCATTTTTACGAGCGCGGCAGAATCGGCCGTCTGCTGGCGATGATGGCGGTTTATCGCCAGCAAACCGGCAAGTGGATCACCGGCGTGGGCATCGACGACGCCACGGCCCTCGGCGTATCGGCGGATGGCAGCGCCGAGGTCTTCGGCTCCGGCGTGGTCACCGTACTGCGACCGGCGCCACAGACGCATTTCACCGTGCAGCCGGGACAACCCCTGAGACTTTCCGACGTGCAAATCATCCAAATGACCAAAGGCTTTCGCATATATCTTCCCACCGGGCAAATGTTATACACCCCGTCCACGGCCACTACATTTTCGCCGCCGGCCGTCGCCGCCCTTGCCGGCGCCATCTCTCTCGATGGCAGCAACAACAGCGCCGATTGGTTTGCCCCCTCGGGAAGTCTGGCGAGATTTCTGACAACGCTCGCGAGTTCCTCCGATACAGTAGGAATTTTTTGCTCTCCGGATGCCGCAACGCTCGCGCACAATGTATCGGCACAGCTCACGCAACGCCAGCAGCCCCAGCAGTTGTTGTGGATCAGCGAGACCACGAAAAATGATGCGGCGCTTGCCAATCAAGTGCGCTCCTGCAAGGGCTTCGTTTTTGTCGGAAATAGTTTGGATAGCGCCGCGACTTTTTTTGACGCGGCGACTTTGGTCGGCAGCACCGTTGGCGCGCGCGTCAATGCCGGTGCCAAAATGTTATTTTTGGGGAATGACACCAAATTGGCAGGGATGGCAGGAGTGGGACAAACCGAAAGTTCCACCACCGCGGCTTATCGCGGTCGCCTGACGCTGCATCAGGGTTTGAATTTTCTCGCCGGCTTTGTCGTGATGCCGCGCGTTTATGAAAACGCCGATTATGATGAGAATCGCACCGCCGGATTATTTTGGGGGCTGGCCAAAGCGCCAGCGGCTTATGGAATTTTGTTGGATGCGGGAACACACCTCCATTTTGCCCATCATTCGCTTCAGGTTTTTGGCACCACACCGGCGCTGATCGTGGATGCGCGCGGGGTGCAGGCAGTCGATTTCTCCACCTATCGCGTCTCTGGCAGCGTTGGCCCGCGGCAGTCGGCGGCACTCCTGAACGGTATGATTCATGTCGTACCAAATGGCGGCCAATTCAATTTTATGACCGGCACCAAAGTTACCGAACCCACTTTCACTGCGGGGACTCCCCGCGAGTTTCACCTTTACCAAAACTATCCGAATCCATTTAATCCGTCAACAGTAATCCGTTTTCAGTTACCAGCGAACAGCCCCGTGACGCTGAAGGTTTTTGCTGTGAATGGCAGAGAAGTGGCGAGGTTGATCGACGGCGAGATGAAGGCAGGCCATCACCACGTGACCTTCGCGCCGCGCGATGTGGCGGGGGGAATCTATTTCTACCAACTCACCGCGGGCAAATTTTCAGAGACCCGCAAGGCGGTTTTGCTGAAATAA
- a CDS encoding PorV/PorQ family protein, producing MKIKFFFMAMFFIAAAVWAQNPNLGTAGAQFLQIGVGAKPAALGGAYVAMANDALALFWNPAGIANIENQSVHFSHTPWWNTVTLNSAAYALRMGSAGTLGVAVSVLAMDEMEVTTELEPDGTGQTFDAQNLMIGLTYARPLTDRFSAGITVKYVQERIWNETASGIAFDVGTQYRTGFRHLTIGMSLTNFGGDMRFDGRDLSYKFDTDPSLPRNRLAPAKLETEAYPLPLHFQVGVAMELMRSGPLAWQLGLDVTHPNDNSERINFGTEVAVSNQIFLRGGYRYNYDDEDLTLGFGVALPFAQNHLTFDYAYSRYDLLSNVNRFSIGLNF from the coding sequence ATGAAAATAAAATTTTTCTTTATGGCGATGTTTTTCATTGCGGCCGCCGTCTGGGCGCAAAATCCCAACCTCGGCACCGCGGGTGCGCAGTTTTTACAGATCGGTGTCGGTGCAAAACCGGCGGCGCTGGGCGGCGCCTATGTGGCGATGGCCAACGACGCCCTCGCGTTGTTTTGGAACCCGGCCGGCATCGCCAATATCGAAAATCAATCCGTACACTTCTCGCATACGCCGTGGTGGAATACCGTGACCTTGAATTCGGCAGCTTATGCGCTGCGCATGGGTTCCGCCGGTACCCTCGGCGTGGCCGTAAGCGTGCTGGCGATGGACGAAATGGAAGTGACCACCGAGCTCGAACCCGATGGCACCGGCCAGACTTTTGACGCGCAAAACTTGATGATCGGCTTGACTTATGCGCGGCCGCTGACCGACCGCTTCAGCGCCGGCATCACGGTCAAATACGTGCAGGAGCGCATTTGGAACGAAACCGCCTCGGGCATCGCATTCGATGTGGGCACGCAGTATCGCACCGGCTTTCGCCATCTCACCATCGGCATGAGCCTGACCAACTTCGGCGGCGACATGCGCTTCGATGGCCGCGATCTCTCATATAAATTCGACACCGATCCCAGTCTGCCGCGCAATCGTCTCGCGCCGGCCAAGCTCGAAACCGAAGCCTATCCCCTGCCCTTGCATTTTCAAGTCGGCGTGGCGATGGAGCTCATGCGATCCGGGCCGCTGGCGTGGCAGCTCGGGCTGGATGTCACCCATCCGAACGACAACAGCGAGCGTATCAATTTCGGCACCGAGGTCGCCGTGTCCAATCAGATTTTTCTGCGCGGCGGCTATCGCTACAACTATGATGACGAGGACCTCACGCTGGGTTTTGGCGTCGCCCTGCCGTTCGCGCAAAACCACTTGACGTTCGACTACGCCTATTCGCGATACGATTTGCTGTCGAATGTGAATCGGTTTTCCATCGGTCTTAATTTTTAG
- a CDS encoding TonB-dependent receptor — MRTKLLALMTILLLSAALALAGTTGKIAGKVMDKNSKTALPGANILLEGTTMGAASDSKGAFVILNIPPGTYTVKVSYIGFAPVALANVKVFVDQTTTLNIELTEMALETGEVTVVAERPLVRKDATGTVAVVSREEIQLLPVRDFVDVLRLRAGVVGEGSTLHVRGGRGNEVAYLIDGIYVEDPLFGGLGTRVHNDAIEQMEFLSGTFSAEYGDALSGVVNIVTREGTEDFHFKAEGRSSDFAKPYSRYDENRVNGSLSGPLVRNLNFLLTGEQDNRGSWLPFGYDRQLSTLGKLSQKISAAVKTTYSYRYTHGERQNYSHAWKYIPEQYYQSRTNSHQGTLTLKHVLSPAAFYDVRFSYFQQRYRLGILDENENFLPPSQYLPTSARVYKSDAGNGFEFYSKAHPVEYIDNRTATFNAKGDLVWQFHTHHELKTGFDFKRHDLKLNSVYDPKRNFPYYNDYHRNPIEGAAYIQDKMEFPSLILNVGLRFDYADQRAPFRDDPLRPTSIVSSKKKMQLSPRLGIAHPITERTNLHFSYGHFFQNPQYEFLYENSQYDLNVREPLFGQPSLDAQRTVAYEVGLAHQFTDNLAASFTAYYKDVTDLIGTRYYYPFVGGRYVGYTLYINEDYANIKGFEIDLTLRRTKNLAGGLTYTYSIAKGSSSSEAEQYPGTQESTLLYYLDFDKRHIINTSASLTFGKDEGPEILGVKPLANTYGNVVMRASSGYPYTPGGRDVGFVIRNSARMPWTFTLDAEIGKDWRVAGLELTTFVEALNLTDFKNVLYVYSDTGLPDVTLLGNNSPEWIRDPSNFGPPRRVRLGLRLRR, encoded by the coding sequence ATGCGAACCAAGTTGCTGGCTCTCATGACCATCTTGCTGTTGAGCGCGGCTCTCGCGCTGGCAGGAACAACCGGCAAAATTGCCGGCAAGGTCATGGACAAAAATTCCAAAACCGCGCTGCCCGGAGCCAATATCTTGCTGGAGGGCACCACGATGGGCGCGGCGAGCGACAGCAAAGGCGCCTTCGTCATTTTGAACATCCCGCCCGGCACCTATACGGTCAAAGTGAGCTATATCGGTTTTGCCCCGGTCGCATTGGCGAATGTCAAAGTCTTCGTCGACCAAACCACCACCTTGAATATCGAGCTGACGGAGATGGCGTTGGAGACCGGTGAAGTGACCGTCGTGGCGGAGCGCCCCCTCGTCCGCAAAGATGCGACGGGTACGGTGGCCGTAGTCAGTCGTGAAGAAATTCAATTATTGCCGGTGCGCGATTTTGTCGACGTGTTGCGCTTGCGGGCCGGCGTCGTTGGCGAAGGCAGCACGTTGCATGTTCGCGGCGGCCGGGGTAATGAGGTGGCCTATCTCATCGACGGCATCTATGTCGAAGATCCGTTGTTCGGCGGCTTGGGCACGCGGGTGCACAACGACGCCATCGAGCAAATGGAATTTCTCTCCGGCACCTTCAGCGCCGAATACGGCGACGCCTTGAGCGGTGTGGTGAACATTGTCACGCGCGAGGGAACGGAGGACTTTCACTTCAAAGCCGAGGGGCGCAGCAGCGATTTTGCCAAACCCTACTCGCGGTATGATGAGAATCGCGTCAACGGCTCGCTCAGCGGCCCGCTGGTGCGGAATCTCAACTTCCTGTTGACCGGCGAGCAGGACAATCGCGGCAGTTGGTTGCCGTTCGGTTACGACCGCCAGCTTTCCACTCTCGGCAAACTCTCGCAGAAGATTTCCGCCGCTGTCAAAACCACCTACAGTTATCGTTACACCCACGGTGAACGTCAGAATTACAGCCATGCCTGGAAATACATTCCCGAGCAGTATTATCAATCCCGCACCAACAGCCATCAAGGGACATTGACGCTGAAGCATGTGCTGTCTCCGGCGGCGTTTTACGACGTCAGGTTTTCCTATTTTCAACAGCGTTATCGGTTGGGCATCTTGGATGAAAATGAAAATTTTCTGCCGCCCTCCCAATATCTTCCGACCTCGGCGCGCGTCTATAAATCCGACGCCGGCAATGGATTCGAGTTTTACAGCAAAGCCCATCCGGTGGAATACATCGACAACCGCACCGCGACCTTCAACGCCAAGGGCGATCTGGTTTGGCAATTCCACACCCACCACGAATTGAAGACCGGCTTCGATTTCAAGCGGCACGATTTGAAACTCAACAGCGTTTATGATCCGAAACGCAATTTCCCGTACTACAATGATTATCATCGTAATCCGATCGAAGGGGCGGCGTATATTCAGGACAAAATGGAATTCCCCTCGCTAATTTTGAATGTCGGCCTGCGTTTCGATTATGCCGACCAGCGCGCGCCGTTCCGTGACGATCCGCTGCGGCCGACTTCCATCGTTTCATCGAAAAAGAAAATGCAGCTCAGCCCGCGCCTCGGCATTGCCCATCCCATCACCGAGCGCACCAACCTGCATTTTTCTTACGGGCATTTCTTCCAGAACCCGCAATATGAATTTCTCTACGAAAACAGCCAGTACGATTTGAACGTGCGCGAGCCGCTCTTTGGCCAACCCAGTCTCGACGCCCAGCGCACCGTGGCCTACGAAGTCGGTCTGGCACATCAATTCACCGACAATCTTGCGGCGAGTTTCACCGCGTACTACAAGGATGTCACTGATCTCATCGGCACGCGCTATTATTATCCCTTTGTCGGCGGCCGCTATGTCGGCTACACGCTGTACATCAATGAAGACTATGCCAACATCAAGGGTTTTGAAATCGATCTCACCTTGCGCCGCACCAAGAATTTGGCCGGCGGCTTGACCTACACCTATTCCATCGCCAAAGGCAGCTCTTCTTCCGAGGCCGAACAATATCCCGGCACGCAAGAATCGACGCTGTTATATTATCTCGATTTCGACAAACGGCACATCATCAACACCAGCGCCAGTCTGACTTTTGGTAAAGACGAAGGGCCGGAGATTTTAGGCGTCAAGCCGTTGGCGAACACATACGGGAATGTGGTGATGCGCGCCAGCAGCGGTTATCCCTACACGCCCGGCGGCCGCGACGTCGGTTTCGTGATTCGCAACTCGGCGCGCATGCCGTGGACCTTCACGCTCGATGCCGAGATCGGCAAGGATTGGCGCGTGGCCGGCCTCGAGCTGACGACTTTCGTCGAAGCACTCAATCTGACCGACTTCAAGAATGTGCTTTATGTCTACTCGGATACCGGCCTGCCGGATGTGACGCTACTGGGAAATAACTCGCCGGAGTGGATCCGAGACCCGTCCAACTTTGGCCCGCCGCGTCGCGTGCGGCTGGGACTCAGGTTGAGAAGGTAA